Proteins encoded together in one Lathyrus oleraceus cultivar Zhongwan6 chromosome 5, CAAS_Psat_ZW6_1.0, whole genome shotgun sequence window:
- the LOC127087108 gene encoding ruBisCO-associated protein — MLSIFRQYTFDDSFEQVFISNKFLKEYQIALTFATDYDQNNIPTNGIFTPNWDTTKVTPETITDLKNKNPEVNIKVYISIGNSGTKFPFCPRNNKTWILNATKSLTNIIKNYEDCDLQVDGIDVLYECIEASPVDFVECIGQLIKNLKENGVIKEASISPSFALNKEYYFLLYKSYSSLIDWVDYQFQNEVVPVFAPNKLTEVYDDLVMEFYPRKKLFAGYSAENEDWATLSPIVFFLGGMNILKKRKGPGISIHYHNYYQQNENNE; from the coding sequence ATGTTGTCTATCTTTCGACAATACACATTCGATGACTCATTCGAACAAGTCTTCATATCCAACAAATTCCTAAAAGAATACCAAATTGCCCTCACATTTGCCACAGATTACGACCAAAACAACATACCCACAAATGGAATTTTCACACCCAATTGGGACACAACAAAAGTCACACCTGAAACAATAACCGATCTAAAAAACAAAAACCCTGAAGTCAACATTAAAGTCTACATTAGTATCGGTAACAGTGGCACCAAATTCCCATTTTGTCCTCGAAACAACAAAACATGGATTCTCAACGCAACAAAATCACTCACAAACATCATTAAAAACTACGAAGATTGCGATCTCCAAGTCGACGGGATTGATGTTTTGTACGAATGTATCGAAGCTTCACCCGTTGACTTTGTTGAATGCATTGGTCAACTTATAAAGAATTTAAAGGAAAACGGTGTTATAAAAGAAGCTTCTATTTCTCCTTCTTTTGCTCTCAACAAAGAATATTATTTCTTGTTGTATAAGAGCTATTCTTCTCTCATTGATTGGGTTGATTATCAGTTTCAAAACGAGGTTGTTCCTGTTTTTGCACCCAATAAATTGACGGAGGTTTATGATGATTTGGTAATGGAGTTTTATCCGAGGAAGAAACTGTTTGCTGGATACAGTGCTGAGAATGAGGATTGGGCTACGTTGTCACCGATTGTGTTTTTTCTTGGTGGAATGAATATTCTCAAGAAGAGAAAAGGTCCTGGGATTTCAATTCATTACCATAATTACTATCAACAAAACGAAAATAATGAGTGA